In Paenibacillus hexagrammi, the following are encoded in one genomic region:
- a CDS encoding YqhG family protein → MNKRNIHTFVMRFLEAYDCTIMEKTPAYVTVKLSPEADKELTGRPYYWSFVERTGAQAETMTYKFIFDPEQMKAEAKPKPQAVTPAAAPAPPAEGAAQGRLREHPRPIFRLRSDGCYSPRPAG, encoded by the coding sequence ATGAACAAACGAAACATCCATACTTTCGTCATGAGATTTCTAGAAGCTTACGACTGCACCATTATGGAAAAGACACCCGCTTACGTCACCGTAAAGCTTTCACCTGAAGCAGATAAGGAATTGACCGGCAGGCCTTATTATTGGAGCTTTGTGGAACGAACAGGCGCTCAAGCGGAGACGATGACTTACAAATTCATCTTCGACCCGGAACAGATGAAAGCGGAAGCAAAGCCTAAGCCGCAAGCGGTCACCCCTGCAGCTGCACCCGCTCCGCCTGCAGAAGGTGCTGCGCAGGGGAGGCTCCGAGAGCATCCTCGGCCGATATTTCGGCTTCGTTCCGACGGCTGTTACAGCCCGCGTCCCGCAGGATGA
- a CDS encoding YqhG family protein — translation MLRRGGSESILGRYFGFVPTAVTARVPQDELTFGSRRLEQLFGIVRQRGRFVHLFEEPFPMQAPSSQALIYDRWFCVNYKVELACDRKRSEIHSLGIQLNSGEIRENFHKQMLNKSLSPKLPIGCQMLPDTLTIPKAVNALEMLLERKISRYDHTWAAEANDQHRSEINRVESYYDGLLLSAEPEQRPEIELQCRNRLQEIDWQYKPRIVVSVINCGLFHLNSGRATRN, via the coding sequence GTGCTGCGCAGGGGAGGCTCCGAGAGCATCCTCGGCCGATATTTCGGCTTCGTTCCGACGGCTGTTACAGCCCGCGTCCCGCAGGATGAACTCACGTTCGGGAGCCGCAGACTGGAGCAGCTCTTCGGCATTGTCAGACAACGCGGAAGGTTCGTTCATTTATTTGAAGAGCCATTCCCGATGCAGGCTCCTTCGTCGCAAGCGCTCATCTATGACCGCTGGTTTTGCGTGAATTACAAGGTAGAGCTGGCCTGCGACCGCAAACGCAGTGAGATTCACTCGCTCGGCATTCAGCTCAACAGCGGCGAAATCCGGGAAAACTTTCATAAGCAGATGCTGAACAAGAGTCTCTCGCCCAAGCTGCCCATCGGCTGCCAAATGCTGCCCGATACTCTCACAATCCCTAAGGCCGTCAATGCGCTCGAGATGCTTCTAGAACGCAAAATCAGCCGCTACGACCATACATGGGCCGCTGAAGCGAATGATCAGCACCGCAGCGAAATTAACCGTGTCGAATCGTACTATGATGGACTACTGCTCAGTGCCGAACCTGAGCAGCGCCCCGAGATCGAGCTTCAATGCCGCAACCGTCTGCAGGAAATTGATTGGCAATATAAGCCAAGAATCGTCGTTTCTGTCATCAATTGCGGATTGTTTCACCTGAACTCAGGCAGAGCAACCAGAAATTGA
- a CDS encoding SGNH/GDSL hydrolase family protein, whose translation MKLERGDKLVMIGDSVTDCERARPVGQGLFGALGKGYVSLVDGQLNALYPELGLKVINVGTSGNTVLDLKKRWQTDVVDLKPDWVSVMIGINDVWRQFDSPHQPELMVDLETYESTLRELVQATKPQVKGMVLMTPFYIEPNPQDAMRSRMDQYGEVVKRIAHETGSVMVDTQAAFEPVLKSYYAAYLAWDRVHPNHVGHTVLANAFLRGIGFQWN comes from the coding sequence ATGAAGCTGGAACGCGGGGACAAGCTCGTCATGATTGGCGATTCGGTTACGGATTGTGAGCGGGCAAGGCCTGTTGGACAAGGATTGTTTGGGGCATTGGGCAAAGGCTACGTCTCGTTAGTCGACGGTCAATTGAATGCACTTTATCCGGAATTAGGCCTGAAAGTGATCAATGTCGGCACAAGCGGAAATACTGTTCTGGATTTGAAAAAGCGGTGGCAGACGGATGTCGTTGATTTGAAGCCTGACTGGGTGTCCGTGATGATCGGGATCAATGATGTATGGCGGCAATTTGATTCACCGCATCAGCCCGAGTTAATGGTTGATCTGGAGACCTATGAATCTACACTGAGAGAATTGGTTCAAGCGACGAAGCCGCAGGTTAAGGGCATGGTCCTCATGACTCCGTTCTACATAGAGCCTAATCCGCAAGACGCTATGCGCAGCAGAATGGACCAATATGGTGAAGTCGTCAAAAGGATTGCCCATGAGACCGGGTCGGTCATGGTGGATACACAAGCGGCATTTGAGCCGGTGCTGAAATCTTACTATGCTGCTTATCTGGCATGGGACCGTGTCCATCCGAATCATGTGGGGCATACGGTGCTCGCGAATGCTTTCCTGCGTGGAATCGGTTTTCAGTGGAACTGA
- a CDS encoding YqzE family protein produces MAKSDDLVKFITQQVITYIETPKDVRRQVRASSKEQREAWQTRWFGMIPLSTKMLIDQTKSIKQALRRLKS; encoded by the coding sequence ATGGCGAAAAGCGATGATCTTGTCAAATTTATTACGCAGCAGGTTATTACTTACATAGAAACGCCCAAAGATGTACGCAGACAGGTCAGAGCCAGCAGTAAAGAACAAAGGGAAGCCTGGCAGACTCGTTGGTTCGGAATGATCCCTTTATCAACAAAAATGCTTATAGACCAAACCAAATCTATTAAGCAAGCCCTACGAAGGCTAAAATCCTGA
- a CDS encoding YjdF family protein translates to MKLTVFFEQPFWVGVVEEERNGRLRAVRYVFGSEPYDAEVLDFVNTKMTAWLERVQRSTEVAPLSERKLNPKRIARLAAKELERRGVSSAAQEALKLELEHRKKERKVVSREQREAAKEMKREMARLKAKAKHRGK, encoded by the coding sequence ATGAAATTAACGGTATTTTTTGAACAACCATTCTGGGTCGGCGTCGTCGAAGAAGAGCGAAACGGCAGGTTGCGGGCTGTCCGCTACGTATTTGGTTCAGAGCCTTACGATGCTGAAGTCCTAGACTTCGTGAATACCAAAATGACCGCTTGGCTGGAACGCGTCCAGAGGTCAACAGAGGTTGCTCCGCTCTCGGAGCGCAAGTTGAATCCCAAACGGATCGCGCGCCTCGCCGCGAAGGAACTGGAACGTAGAGGCGTATCTTCGGCAGCCCAGGAGGCGCTAAAGCTTGAGCTTGAGCATCGGAAAAAGGAACGTAAAGTTGTCTCCCGCGAGCAGCGCGAAGCAGCCAAGGAGATGAAACGTGAAATGGCCCGGCTTAAAGCCAAGGCGAAGCACAGAGGCAAATGA
- a CDS encoding Bax inhibitor-1/YccA family protein: MERTITASHTGSFAHVLQTFAISLLVSFIGMLIGAMVVPPQMIMLFVVAELGMLVAAFVIRIRGRHIGYGFLYAFTAISGVTLYPVIMNYGSLLGANLVSGAFLATAAIFGGLALYAHRSKRDFSFLGGFLFAATIGLVIMSLVNLFFTFGSAMSIVWSMIGILIFSGWILYDVSQYRDGVAAEEVPLAALNIYLDFINLFLYILRFIASIAGASRD; the protein is encoded by the coding sequence ATGGAAAGAACGATAACAGCTTCTCATACAGGCAGTTTTGCTCATGTACTACAGACGTTTGCCATATCGCTGCTGGTTTCCTTCATCGGCATGCTCATAGGCGCTATGGTCGTGCCGCCGCAGATGATCATGCTGTTTGTAGTTGCTGAACTTGGGATGCTCGTGGCAGCATTCGTCATTCGAATTCGCGGCCGACATATCGGCTATGGCTTCCTCTATGCCTTCACCGCGATATCAGGCGTGACGCTGTATCCGGTCATTATGAACTATGGTAGTTTGCTGGGTGCTAACCTTGTATCTGGAGCTTTCTTAGCTACTGCCGCCATATTTGGGGGGCTTGCTCTCTACGCACACCGTTCTAAGAGAGATTTTAGCTTCTTAGGTGGCTTCCTATTTGCCGCTACAATCGGTCTAGTGATCATGAGCTTAGTAAACCTCTTTTTCACCTTCGGTTCGGCGATGAGCATAGTGTGGTCAATGATCGGCATTCTTATTTTTAGCGGATGGATCCTTTACGATGTATCTCAATATCGAGATGGGGTTGCAGCTGAGGAAGTTCCCCTTGCGGCGCTGAACATTTACCTGGATTTCATCAATTTGTTCTTGTATATTCTGCGCTTCATCGCTTCTATTGCAGGAGCAAGCAGAGATTAG
- a CDS encoding adenosylcobinamide amidohydrolase, with amino-acid sequence MDKHYQAEDPVGEMNEFLTLEGFNPQDCASMLTAAYVKQAGCFTLSTIDIETDRTVQSVSDEDNRLQVTSCVTSGFSNKARAGSRTGNDLYPGTINIMVIVNGCMTDACMANAIITATEAKTAALQDLGVTLDNGKSATGTTTDAVLIAATGRGRVLHYAGTATQLGYLLGKTVYDGLIASGRLCI; translated from the coding sequence GTGGACAAGCATTATCAAGCCGAGGATCCCGTGGGCGAGATGAACGAATTTCTTACGTTAGAGGGGTTCAATCCTCAGGACTGTGCAAGTATGTTAACCGCGGCCTATGTAAAACAAGCAGGTTGCTTTACTTTGAGCACCATTGATATTGAAACGGACCGAACTGTGCAGTCGGTTTCCGATGAGGATAACAGGCTTCAGGTAACTTCGTGTGTAACCTCCGGATTCAGCAATAAAGCACGGGCAGGCAGTAGGACTGGGAATGATTTGTACCCAGGAACGATTAATATTATGGTAATTGTGAATGGTTGTATGACCGACGCTTGTATGGCCAATGCCATCATAACCGCTACAGAAGCCAAAACAGCAGCGCTTCAGGATCTAGGCGTTACATTAGACAACGGAAAGTCGGCAACGGGCACTACTACGGATGCAGTTCTTATCGCAGCGACAGGGCGTGGCAGAGTGTTACATTATGCGGGCACAGCCACTCAGCTAGGTTACTTGCTAGGCAAAACGGTATACGATGGCCTGATAGCTTCTGGTCGGCTGTGTATATGA